The Leptospiraceae bacterium genome includes the window ATAGAGCGATTGTGTTTAAAAAAGAAACTGCACCAATATAGTTTACGCTCATTGTTTGATAGGCTTCATGAAAATCAGAAAGTGCCTTTTCTTGATTTTTATAATACCCAAAAGAGCACACTACAATATTTGGTAGTTCAGGTAGGGAAGTAATAAAAGGGGCATGAGAGCTATAATCTGTAATGTCAAGATCGTATTGCAGAATTTTTACATTGTATTTTTTTTGTAAGTAGGTGCTGATTGTATTCAGTGAAGATTTGTCCCTACCGGTTAAATACATATCGTAGTTGCGTTTGGCAAAATTTTCTGCAATATGTTTTCCTATGTCGGAGGTTGCCGCAAGTATTAATACTTTTTCCATAGAATTATCATTTAAAATTCTTTTTAATTTGTCTATTCAAAAGTAAATCCATTATTCTATAAATCTTGAAATAATCTTGAGATAATGTTTTCGCAATATTTTCTAAATTCTTAATCTTGCAAAAAAATTATAAGTTAAAAATAAAGGAATCTTAGCTGAAATGATTCTTGTAATTGACTGCTTTAACCTAATTTATAAATTTCCTGAATTAGAGGAGATGATGTATTGCAATAAATTATCTCAAGCAAGAGTTGGTCTTTTGCAGGTATTATTAAAATACCAGAAAAAAAGAAGTAAGTTAGAGATATATGCATTTTTTGACGGGAAAAAAGAATCTGGGAGTGTAGTAAGACAGGAAAATTTAGATGGGATAAAGATTTTTTATAGCCATGAAAGGAGTGCAGACTCCCTAATTAAGCAATTTATTAAAGAAAATCCATTCCCTTCATCTCTACATATTGTTACTTCCGACAAAGACATACTTTTTTATTGTAAAAAATTTAAGTGCAACACTCAAACTTCAGAAATATTTCACGATCACATAGTAGAATTTTTTCAGGAAAAAAATGAATTCACAGAAAAAGAGAGTGATAGAAAACTCGATAGTTCTGAAATTGAGTTTTGGACGGCAATGTTTAAGAAAAAATCTTCGGATAAGAAAAAGTTATGAGCGATAAACAGAAATTTGAATTACTATTCCAGAAACTTTCTTCGTTTAATGATTTTTTACTGACTACGCACAGCAATTCGGATCCCGATGGAATTGGCTCTGAGATAGGACTATATTATCTGCTTACAAAATTAGGAAAATCTGTCCGAATCTTAAATCCAGATAAAACTCCAGAAAAATATACTTTTATGGATCCACAATGTCGCATAACGTATATAGACCCGGATCGGATGACAAATTTTTATGATTCTTCTACTGTAGTGATCTTGGACAATTCTGATTTGAAAAGAATCGGTGAAGTTCAAAATTTCATTAAAAAAGATCTATCGAATCTAATTGCAATTGACCATCACGATGAAGTAGATTATTATTCAGGGTTATTTTTATTTTCTGATATTGGTTCGACTGCAGAAATCGTTTGTGAACTTTTTGAAATTGCTGGAATAGAGCCAGACTATACTTCAGCACTTGCCTTGTATCTTGGAATTGTTATGGATACCGGTCAGTTCAAATATTCCAAGACAAGACCCAGAACCTATGAGATTGCATCTAAACTTGTTCGTCATAATTTTCCTGTTGAAGAAATACTTAGAAAATTGTATGAAGACTATCCTTATGAAAGATTGTTTCTCAAGAGAGATATTTATCAGACGTTGAGTGTTGAACCTGAAAATGGTTTAGCAAGTGTTGTAGTCACGCACGAAGTTTTAAAGAAATACAAAAATTCTAACGGGCTTGGAGAAGGGATTGCAAATGAACTTCTTGGTCCAAAAGAAATTTTTATTGCAGTTATGTTTACCGAGCTTCCCGATTCTAAAGTTAAGATTAGTTTCAGGTCAAAAGGAAATTACAATGTGTGCAACGTTGCTAAGGAGTTTTTAGGTGGGGGACATGCAAATGCAGCAGGAGCTGTAGTCAATGGCGATCTGAGCAAAACTAAAAAAGAAATTCTCAGTAAACTTCGGGATTTATACAAACATACTACTTTGGAATAATTTATGCTTTTTAATTCTATACCTTTTTTGTTTTTCTTTGTTATCGTTTATCTTTTTTATTGGAATATACCTTCAAGATTTCGTTTCAATTTTTTGATTGTGGCAGGACTCTTTTTTTACGGTTTTTTTTCTTTTCCCTTTTTAATTCATTTTTTGGTAGTGATTTCGATAAATTATTTTCTGTACAGAAAAATTCGGAACAAAGAATCTGATCAATACGTTAAAATAGCAGTAGTATTCAATCTCATCAATTTGGGATTTTTTAAATATTTTTACTTCTTTACAACATTTATAGGTGATGTGATCGGATCTGAGTTATTAAAAAAAGCTCCCGATTGGATATCCATAACCCTTCCGCTTGCAATTAGTTTTTATTCATTTCAGATGATTGCAGCAGCAGTGGATGCACATAGAGATGCGTCAGGCGAAACTATTGGAGTGAGAGACTATTTTTTATTTGTAATGTTTTTCCCTGTTTTGATTGCAGGACCGATTATGCGAACTACGGATTTTCTCCCAAACCTGTCAAAGAATATAGAGCCTGATAGAGGTCAAATATATCGAGCTTGCTTTCTTTTAATGA containing:
- a CDS encoding NYN domain-containing protein, which translates into the protein MILVIDCFNLIYKFPELEEMMYCNKLSQARVGLLQVLLKYQKKRSKLEIYAFFDGKKESGSVVRQENLDGIKIFYSHERSADSLIKQFIKENPFPSSLHIVTSDKDILFYCKKFKCNTQTSEIFHDHIVEFFQEKNEFTEKESDRKLDSSEIEFWTAMFKKKSSDKKKL
- a CDS encoding bifunctional oligoribonuclease/PAP phosphatase NrnA, with translation MSDKQKFELLFQKLSSFNDFLLTTHSNSDPDGIGSEIGLYYLLTKLGKSVRILNPDKTPEKYTFMDPQCRITYIDPDRMTNFYDSSTVVILDNSDLKRIGEVQNFIKKDLSNLIAIDHHDEVDYYSGLFLFSDIGSTAEIVCELFEIAGIEPDYTSALALYLGIVMDTGQFKYSKTRPRTYEIASKLVRHNFPVEEILRKLYEDYPYERLFLKRDIYQTLSVEPENGLASVVVTHEVLKKYKNSNGLGEGIANELLGPKEIFIAVMFTELPDSKVKISFRSKGNYNVCNVAKEFLGGGHANAAGAVVNGDLSKTKKEILSKLRDLYKHTTLE